One part of the Humulus lupulus chromosome 9, drHumLupu1.1, whole genome shotgun sequence genome encodes these proteins:
- the LOC133800323 gene encoding uncharacterized protein LOC133800323 has translation MRARLDPMFSNYVLAVGNGLPPTTKDEIIKIPNGMLVPYDDDKTSLDHLIQDVFHNIQDYLGNMSTMMNRAILTPNNSFVDEINAFLIQRFTGEAQRYYSVDEPIDKIEQSVVEDFLNTLTPNGLLPHELLLKKNCPIMLLRNINPSEGLCNGTRLICRTFDQNIIDAEIAVKHHMGKRIFIPRILFLPNVDDNSGFPFKRTQFPIRLSFAMTINKSQGQTLDYVGIYLPQPVFSHGKLYVALSRAKTASTGNRVQSVIYGTDIDSREDTLKLFLIISVTPLSKMPTQDFLAVAIQIESTKEITTKF, from the exons ATGCGAGCAAGATTAGATCCAATGTTTTCAAATTATGTGTTAGCAGTAGGTAATGGATTGCCACCCACCACAAAAGATGAAATCATAAAAATACCAAATGGGATGCTTGTTCCCTATGATGATGACAAGACTTCATTAGATCACTTAATACAAGACGTTTTCCACAACATTCaagattatttaggaaatatgtCGACTATGATGAACCGGGCCATACTAACACCAAATAATAGTTTTGTCGATGAAATAAATGCATTTTTAATACAAAGATTTACAGGTGAAGCTCAGCGATATTATAGTGTAGATGAGCCAATAGATAAAATTGAGCAATCAGTTGTGGAAGATTTCTTAAACACATTAACGCCTAATGGACTTTTGCCTCATGAATTATTACTAAAGAAAAATTGTCCCATCATGCTCCTAAGAAACATTAATCCTTCAGAGGGACTATGCAATGGAACCCGTTTGATTTGTCGGACTTTCGATCAAAATATCATAGATGCTGAAATTGCCGTTAAACATCATATGGGAAAAAGAATCTTCATTCCAAGAATATTGTTCTTACCAAATGTGGATGATAATAGTGGTTTTCCGTTTAAGCGAACTCAATTTCCTATAAGATTAAGTTTTGCAATGACCATAAATAAGTCACAAGGCCAAACATTGGATTATGTTGGGATTTATTTACCACAACCAGTATTTTCTCATGGGAAATTATACGTGGCTTTATCAAGGGCAAAGACAGCGTCTACA GGGAATCGAGTCCAATCAGTAATTTATGGAACAGATATTGACTCTAGGGAGGACACTTTAAAATTGTTTCTTATTATATCAGTGACTCCCTTGTCAAAAATGCCAACCCAAG ATTTCTTAGCTGTTGCAATCCAGATTGAATCAACAAAAGAGATAACCACAAAATTTTaa
- the LOC133800324 gene encoding uncharacterized protein LOC133800324 — MSIDFKSSEDSTSTARYHVLRSISSTIESMGKNINSYHLLDEDISFDGNEFQSREINDELGVEIPEEDITSSRSLNSEQQQVYNVVLETFLSNQNATFFVDGPDGTGKTFQYRALLATVRSKNLVALATASSGVATSILPGGRTTHSSFKLPLDTDEKTTCCVSKQSALANLLRASKLIIWDEAPMTRKQHIEALDKMLRDINDSDVAFSGKVVVFGEIFDKYYLWSVKELDKSRLIPVWFILTCGLH; from the coding sequence ATGTCAATTGATTTCAAATCTTCAGAAGATTCGACATCGACTGCAAGATATCATGTATTAAGGTCAATCTCTTCCACAATTGAATCAATGGGGAAAAACATTAACTCTTACCATCTTCTTGATGAAGACATTTCTTTTGATGGAAATGAATTTCAATCTAGAGAAATCAATGATGAGTTGGGTGTTGAAATTCCAGAAGAAGATATTACATCTTCAAGATCACTTAATAGCGAGCAACAACAAGTGTATAATGTAGTGTTGGAAACATTTTTATCAAACCAAAATGCTACATTCTTTGTAGATGGCCCAGATGGGACAGGGAAAACATTCCAATACAGGGCACTTCTGGCAACAGTACGATCAAAAAACTTGGTAGCACTTGCAACTGCTTCATCAGGTGTGGCTACATCTATACTTCCAGGAGGTCGAACAACTCACTCAAGCTTTAAGCTTCCACTTGATACTGACGAAAAAACCACATGTTGTGTGAGCAAACAAAGTGCACTTGCAAACCTTCTTCGTGCATCAAAATTAATAATATGGGATGAGGCACCGATGACAAGAAAACAACACATAGAGGCATTAGACAAAATGCTACGAGACATCAATGATTCTGACGTAGCCTTCAGTGGAAAGGTTGTTGTTTTCGGGGAGATTTTCGACAAGTATTACCTGTGGTCCGTAAAGGAACTAGACAAGAGCAGGTTAATTCCAGTCTGGTTCATTCTTACTTGTGGCCTACATTGA